The proteins below come from a single Loxodonta africana isolate mLoxAfr1 chromosome 20, mLoxAfr1.hap2, whole genome shotgun sequence genomic window:
- the LOC100664176 gene encoding olfactory receptor 5AC1-like — METNETLVTEFVLTGLTDNPLLQVPLFLVFLVIYLVTMGGNLGLIALIWKDPHLHTPMYLLLGGLAFADACTSSSVTPRMLVNILDKSQMISLFECMAQYYFFGFSATTECFLLVAMAYDRYVAICNPLLYPVVMSNRLCTWLISISYVIGFLHPIIHVGLLFRLTFCQTNLIHHFYCEILPLYTISCTDPSINALVVFIFAAFIQAFTFMTIVVSYTRVLFAILKKKSEKGRRKAFSTCSAHLLSVSLFYGTLFFMYVRPGSGPDKYQDKMYSLFYTIIIPLLNPFIYSLRNKEVLAALRKVIKK; from the coding sequence ATGGAGACAAACGAGACTCTGGTGACAGAGTTTGTTCTCACAGGACTTACAGATAATCCCTTGCTGCAGGTCCCCCTGTTCCTGGTGTTCTTGGTGATCTACCTTGTCACCATGGGGGGGAACCTTGGACTGATAGCTCTCATCTGGAAGGACCCCCATcttcacacacccatgtacttacTCCTTGGTGGTTTAGCCTTTGCAGATGCTTGTACTTCATCCTCTGTGACTCCCAGGATGCTTGTCAATATCTTAGACAAGAGTCAGATGATATCCCTCTTTGAGTGCATGGCCCaatattatttttttggtttcagtGCAACCACAGAATGTTTCCTCCTGGTAgcgatggcctatgaccgctatgtcgCCATATGCAACCCCTTGCTGTATCCAGTGGTGATGTCCAACAGGCTGTGCACTTGGTTAATAAGTATTTCTTATGTAATTGGTTTTCTGCATCCCATAATTCATGTAGGGTTATTATTTAGATTAACCTTCTGCCAGACCAATCTAATACATCATTTCTACTGTGAAATCTTGCCACTATATACAATTTCTTGCACTGACCCATCTATTAATGCATTAGTGGTTTTCATTTTTGCTGCTTTTATACAAGCTTTTACTTTTATGACCATTGTAGTCTCTTATACCCGTGTCCTCTTTGCTATCCTGAAAAAGAAGTCTGAAAAGGGCAGAAGGAAAGCCTTTTCCACGTGTAGTGCCCatctgctctctgtctctttgttctaTGGCACTCTCTTCTTCATGTATGTGCGTCCTGGGTCTGGCCCAGATAAATATCAGGATAAGATGTATTCACTGTTTTACACAATAATAATTCCCCTGCTAAACCCCTTtatttacagcctaagaaacaaGGAAGTTTTAGCTGCACTGAGAAAAgtcataaagaaataa